A window from Triplophysa dalaica isolate WHDGS20190420 chromosome 3, ASM1584641v1, whole genome shotgun sequence encodes these proteins:
- the neurod6b gene encoding neurogenic differentiation factor 6-B, whose product MLTVPFEDPDMMRESQFGARFSLQDDVHDSSNTEHKDAEDDNTDREDEEREDDRDENGQPNKKGPRKKKFPNGRGERVKVRRQEANARERSRMHGLNDALESLRKVVPCYSKTQKLSKIETLRLAKNYIWALSETLSAGKKPDLLAFVQTLCKGLSQPTTNLVAGCLQLNSRNFLTDQNGEVSFSGRPQYDALYPYPNAEMGTPTGLSSGTRDSAKPFRPYNYYASYESYYDSCSPEGNSPHFDGQISPPINYNGIFSLKKHEDQVEYSKNCHYGMRYSNVAGRGSMYRVSPDGHFPYDLHPRSQSYQSQDELNTGFHN is encoded by the coding sequence ATGCTGACCGTACCGTTCGAAGATCCAGACATGATGCGCGAATCTCAGTTTGGTGCCAGATTCTCCCTTCAAGATGATGTCCACGACTCGTCCAACACGGAGCACAAGGATGCCGAGGACGACAACACGGACCGGGAGGATGAGGAAAGAGAGGACGATCGTGACGAGAACGGTCAGCCCAATAAAAAAGGCCCGCGTAAAAAGAAGTTCCCCAACGGACGCGGCGAACGCGTGAAAGTCCGTCGCCAAGAAGCGAACGCGCGGGAACGCAGCCGCATGCACGGGCTCAACGACGCGCTGGAGAGCCTGCGCAAGGTCGTGCCCTGCTACTCTAAAACGCAAAAACTCTCCAAGATCGAGACCCTGAGGCTGGCCAAAAATTACATCTGGGCTCTGTCCGAGACTCTCAGCGCTGGCAAGAAACCCGACCTGCTCGCCTTCGTGCAAACCTTGTGCAAGGGATTATCGCAGCCCACTACCAACTTGGTTGCGGGCTGCCTGCAGCTGAACTCCAGAAATTTCCTCACAGATCAGAACGGCGAAGTGTCGTTCTCTGGCAGGCCTCAATATGATGCTCTGTATCCGTATCCGAACGCGGAGATGGGCACGCCCACCGGCCTCAGCTCTGGGACCCGGGACAGCGCCAAACCGTTCCGGCCATACAACTATTACGCATCGTACGAGTCCTATTACGACAGTTGCTCTCCGGAGGGCAACAGTCCTCACTTCGACGGCCAAATAAGTCCCCCGATCAATTATAATGGGATCTTCTCGCTTAAAAAGCACGAGGACCAAGTCGAGTACAGTAAGAACTGCCATTATGGAATGAGATACTCTAACGTGGCCGGTCGGGGCTCCATGTACCGCGTTTCCCCAGACGGTCATTTCCCTTATGACTTACATCCCCGCAGCCAATCGTATCAGAGCCAGGACGAATTAAATACGGGTTTCCATAATTAA